Proteins from one Malania oleifera isolate guangnan ecotype guangnan chromosome 4, ASM2987363v1, whole genome shotgun sequence genomic window:
- the LOC131153877 gene encoding uncharacterized protein LOC131153877, with the protein MSFGIEKIKVIDEEVTKLVQAKFVREVNYPEWLSNVVLVGKSNGKWHTYIDFTDLNKACSKDNFPLPRIDQLVDSTSRHEFLSFMDAYSGYNQILMHRANEEKTSFITERGLYCYRVMPFGLKNAGATYQRLVNRIFKDQFGKMMDEYVDDMLVKSLKVEEHYKDLREMFELLRRSSNAVEGGAGIILTTPDDTRTQYALKFEFSATNNYAEYEALLVGLRRAEALEVTQIKVSSDSQLVVEQVKGEFEARDQKMNKYLAKVQEYAKVFTHFDIEHVPRAENTKADALTKLASTTGSEWRDAIYLEQIVKPSYEEGSVNLLDSEINEGDWRTPLVQYLCDGSLLEDKKESLKVRRKAARYALINKELYRRSLTLPYLRCLSNEKAEYILREIHEGVCGNHLASRALAQEALQQGFYWSTMRKDAVEFVKRCDRSQRCAGVPHVSSNLLSPLTTPCPFTQWGLDIIGPLPPVTGQRKFMLVAIDYFTMWIEIEALAHITERNITRFIWTSVVCRFGIPWAIVTDHGRQFDNEHFKKLCSDLSIKLLFASMAHPQSNGHMENINRTILYNLWKRLESM; encoded by the exons ATGAGCTTTGGGATAGAGAAAATCAAGGTAATTGATGAAGAGGTGACGAAGCTAGTGCAAGCCAAGTTCGTCAGGGAGGTTAACTATCCGGAGTGGTTAAGCAACGTGGTTCTAGTAGGGAAGTCAAATGGAAAATGGCACACCTACATAGATTTCACAGACCTAAATAAGGCATGTTCGAAGGACAACTTCCCTCTCCCTCGAATTGATCAGCTGGTGGATTCGACCTCTAGGCATGAATTTCTCAGTTTTATGGATGCCTACTCGggatataatcaaatcctaaTGCATCGAGCTAATGAAGAGAAAACATCCTTTATCACTGAGAGAGGACTATATTGCTACCGAGTAATGCCCTTCGGATTAAAAAATGCAGGGGCCACATATCAGAGATTGGTGAACAGGATATTTAAAGATCAATTTGGGAAAATGATGGATGAATACGTAGACGACATGCTGGTGAAAAGCTTAAAAGTGGAGGAGCACTACAAAGATTTGAGGGAGATGTTTGAGCTATTGCGCAG GTCATCTAATGCAGTCGAAGGAGGAGCGGGGATTATCCTCACGACACCAGATGATACGAGGACCCAATATGCATTAAAGTTTGAGTTCTCAGCAACAAACAATTACGCTGAGTATGAAGCTTTGCTAGTAGGGCTGCGTCGGGCAGAGGCACTAGAGGTAACACAAATCAAGGTATCAAGTGATTCCCAATTAGTGGTGGAGCAggtgaaaggagaatttgaggctagggATCAAAAAATGAATAAGTATCTAGCCAAGGTCCAAGAATATGCTAAAGTATTCACTCATTTCGATATAGAACACGTGCCAAGGGCTGAGAACACAAAGGCTGATGCACTCACGAAATTAGCCTCAACCACCGGCTCGGAATGGAGGGATGCTATTTACCTAGAGCAAATTGTAAAACCTTCATACGAGGAGGGTAGTGTTAACTTGCTGGATTCTGAAATCAACGAGGGGGATTGGAGGACGCCTCTAGTGCAATACCTCTGCGACGGATCCTTACTAGAGGACAAAAAGGAGTCTCTAAAGGTGAGGAGGAAGGCAGCAAGATACGCACTCATAAACAAAGAGTTATACAGAAGATCCTTAACACTGCCATACCTGCGGTGCCTGAGTAATGAAAAAGCAGAATACATACTAAGGGAGATCCACGAAGGGGTATGTGGAAATCATCTAGCCAGCAGGGCTTTAGCTCAAGAGGCTTTACAACAAGGATTTTACTGGTCCACAATGAGGAAGGACGCGGTTGAGTTCGTCAAACGGTGTGACAGGTCCCAGCGGTGCGCGGGAGTACCTCACGTGTCGTCTAATCTTCTCTCTCCTCTGACCACTCCTTGTCCCTTCACCCAGTGGGGACTAGACATTATAGGGCCTCTACCTCCAGTGACCGGCCAAAGGAAATTCATGTTGGTGGCAATTGATTACTTCACTATGTGGATAGAGATCGAAGCCCTAGCTCATATAACCGAGCGAAACATCACACGATTCATTTGGACATCGGTGGTTTGCCGGTTCGGAATCCCATGGGCCATAGTCACTGACCACGGGAGACAGTTCGATAATGAGCACTTCAAAAAATTATGCTCCGACCTGTCTATTAAACTCTTGTTCGCATCAATGGCACATCCCCAAAGTAATGGTCATATGGAAAATATAAACCGAACGATATTGTACAACTTATGGAAACGGCTTGAGTCTATGTAA